From the Natronococcus sp. AD-5 genome, one window contains:
- a CDS encoding response regulator — protein MIDRPPIEALIIDPNGEDVQLFLETLEDMTSANAVSTAASGAEALEFVRQCTLDPDRSRPNLVVLDIDLPKMDWRTLLETFDTDPEWTGVPVVIFTAVDQRKSIAQSYANHANAYVRKPADRDRFVDVVRTPGEFWFDVVWLPPRDEPNGERH, from the coding sequence ATGATCGACCGACCACCTATCGAAGCGCTCATCATCGATCCGAACGGCGAGGATGTTCAGCTTTTTCTCGAGACGCTCGAGGACATGACGAGCGCGAACGCCGTTTCGACCGCTGCCAGCGGCGCCGAAGCGCTCGAATTCGTTCGGCAGTGTACCTTGGACCCTGACCGGTCCCGTCCGAACCTCGTGGTGCTCGATATCGACCTCCCGAAGATGGACTGGCGAACGCTTCTCGAGACGTTCGATACCGACCCCGAGTGGACGGGTGTCCCCGTCGTCATCTTCACTGCAGTAGACCAGCGGAAATCCATCGCCCAATCGTACGCGAATCACGCGAACGCGTACGTCCGGAAGCCGGCCGACCGGGACAGGTTCGTCGACGTCGTCCGCACGCCCGGGGAATTCTGGTTCGACGTCGTCTGGCTACCACCGAGAGACGAACCGAACGGCGAACGCCACTAG
- a CDS encoding multicopper oxidase family protein, whose amino-acid sequence MNERTELARTGVSRRKLLLAAGVSGVSALAGCATDNTPSNTETASATTVAAHSSPDLEKWVDKVPRPSVAEPTGTKDGQPYYEIEMSEVEQKLHSDLPATTVWGYDGQFPGPTIEAEQGEPIYVRWQNDLPDEHLLPVDTTVHEEMVPYGIDGVRTVTHLHGGNVEAASDGHAQAWFARDFAKTGPSFEKKDYYYVNDQPPATLWYHDHAIGITRLNVYAGLAGFYLLRNDRERELGLPDGEYEIPLVIQDRSVNDDGSLFYPSAVSEDRGGDDSYPETSIVPEFYGDVPVVNGKAWPRLSVDPETYRFRLLNGSNSRYYNLKLLEYDEASGETGSDGPSFVQIGNDGGLLSEPVELDGRLEIGPGQRADVAVDFADYAGETVLLHNDAPSLYRGSIEDSDETKLLPEIMLVDVADSETGESSGTVPDTLADVPDLPAESVDRHRHLTLVSESDEYGRMKHLLGNRDQPSGYALDDPVTEEPELGSTEIWSLANNTAMSHPMHLHLVHFTVLGREPLTDYDSETDGVDPDALESPQPYELGWNDVVTVDPGEVVHVLVHFGEYEGLFNDQTGEYMCHCHMIEHEDYDMMRPFRVVSNTDDTDG is encoded by the coding sequence GTGAACGAGCGTACTGAACTAGCCCGAACGGGTGTCTCGCGACGAAAGCTCCTCCTGGCAGCCGGCGTTTCGGGCGTCTCGGCCCTCGCGGGCTGTGCGACGGATAACACGCCGTCCAATACCGAGACGGCGAGCGCGACGACCGTCGCGGCCCACTCGTCGCCGGACCTCGAGAAGTGGGTCGACAAGGTACCGCGTCCGAGCGTCGCGGAGCCAACCGGGACGAAGGACGGCCAGCCCTATTACGAGATCGAGATGAGTGAGGTCGAGCAAAAACTCCACAGCGACCTCCCGGCGACGACCGTCTGGGGATACGACGGTCAGTTTCCCGGACCGACCATCGAAGCCGAACAGGGGGAGCCGATCTACGTGCGGTGGCAGAACGACCTCCCGGACGAACACCTTCTCCCCGTCGACACGACGGTTCACGAGGAGATGGTCCCGTACGGTATCGACGGCGTCCGAACCGTCACGCACCTCCACGGCGGGAACGTCGAAGCCGCGAGCGACGGTCACGCGCAGGCGTGGTTCGCTCGCGACTTCGCGAAGACGGGCCCCAGCTTCGAGAAGAAGGACTACTACTACGTCAACGACCAGCCGCCGGCGACCCTGTGGTATCACGACCACGCGATCGGTATCACGCGGCTGAACGTCTACGCCGGCCTCGCGGGGTTCTATCTCCTGCGGAACGACCGCGAACGGGAACTCGGGTTGCCCGACGGCGAGTACGAGATCCCGCTCGTCATTCAGGATCGGAGCGTCAACGACGACGGCTCGCTGTTCTATCCCTCGGCCGTGTCGGAGGATCGAGGCGGCGACGATTCCTACCCCGAGACCAGCATCGTTCCGGAGTTCTACGGGGACGTGCCGGTCGTCAACGGGAAAGCTTGGCCGCGGCTTTCGGTCGACCCCGAAACGTACCGGTTCCGGCTCCTCAACGGATCCAACAGCCGGTATTACAATCTCAAGCTGCTCGAGTACGACGAGGCCTCGGGCGAGACCGGCAGCGACGGCCCGTCGTTCGTCCAGATCGGGAACGACGGCGGTCTCCTCTCGGAACCGGTCGAACTCGACGGCCGCCTCGAGATCGGGCCGGGACAGCGTGCCGACGTCGCCGTCGACTTCGCCGACTACGCGGGGGAGACGGTGCTCCTCCACAACGATGCGCCGTCGCTGTACCGCGGTTCCATCGAGGACAGCGACGAGACGAAACTACTTCCGGAAATCATGCTCGTCGACGTCGCGGATTCGGAGACGGGCGAGAGTTCCGGGACGGTACCCGATACGTTGGCCGACGTCCCAGACCTGCCGGCCGAGTCGGTCGATCGACACCGACACCTCACGCTGGTCTCGGAAAGCGACGAATACGGACGGATGAAACACCTCCTCGGGAACCGGGACCAGCCGTCGGGATACGCGCTCGACGACCCCGTCACCGAGGAACCGGAGCTCGGGTCGACCGAGATCTGGAGCCTCGCCAACAACACCGCCATGTCTCACCCGATGCACCTCCACCTCGTCCACTTCACCGTGTTGGGACGAGAACCGCTGACCGACTACGATTCGGAGACGGACGGCGTCGATCCGGACGCGCTCGAGTCGCCCCAGCCGTACGAACTGGGCTGGAACGACGTGGTTACCGTCGACCCCGGGGAGGTAGTTCACGTTCTCGTCCACTTCGGAGAGTACGAGGGACTGTTCAACGACCAGACGGGCGAGTACATGTGCCACTGCCACATGATCGAGCACGAAGATTACGACATGATGCGTCCGTTTCGGGTAGTCTCGAATACTGACGATACCGACGGCTAA
- a CDS encoding bifunctional metallophosphatase/5'-nucleotidase, translating into MDHDREHLGSWKQLDGSDGADPDGGTDLVCLHVSDLHGQLVPEHHVYYDNPESRPDFDFGDDDRILRRGGGIALLAAKLEEIRSAADETLTLMSGDTFHGSAETTYTEGSAMLEPVNAHVEPDVYVPGNWDFGNEGAEDGSLRELMDELEARVLANNLYESDSDELLFKPYTIERAGDLDIGIVGMTNVYVDRMAPAFHEGKYRFGKHPALLEEAARNARDDGADVVLAVTEIGLQWAVQAAKDLDGIDVLFSAHTHEYTHDPILIDETETLVVESGTGDGLGRVDLRIDDDGVAFRHVLYCLAEDHSYTPDPDPAAERTVERVRSPFFGDNVHFERGDGALERSLDTVVGRTETSLDRQSFLESGWNVLFADALREYFGTELAVTHGFRYGPVIPAGEITLEHLYRAFPMTAPVARGEAYGQQLLNHMEAFLEDNFTPYVYQQEDGRVRNYSSNVEAIVDPTAKRERRLVDLVVDGESVDPEARYSVATFTRPGDPERDLGNCGFPFRNVHVEDGVVPTDVIVDYLEEQAPIEYGETELVRTPDDGGDVQNTPADGPYPYVQPGVDYADSEAYCETRLIQTRTRFPEAGRNPFR; encoded by the coding sequence ATGGACCACGATAGAGAGCACTTGGGTTCGTGGAAGCAACTCGACGGATCGGACGGAGCCGATCCGGACGGAGGGACCGACCTCGTCTGTCTCCACGTCAGCGACCTGCACGGCCAGCTCGTCCCCGAACACCACGTCTACTACGACAATCCCGAATCGCGCCCGGACTTTGACTTCGGCGACGACGACCGGATCCTCCGGCGCGGCGGCGGAATCGCGCTGCTGGCGGCGAAACTCGAGGAGATTCGCTCGGCCGCCGACGAGACGCTCACGCTGATGAGCGGCGACACGTTCCACGGGAGCGCCGAGACGACGTACACGGAGGGCAGCGCCATGCTCGAGCCGGTGAACGCGCACGTCGAGCCCGACGTGTACGTCCCCGGAAACTGGGACTTCGGAAACGAGGGTGCCGAGGACGGCAGCCTCCGGGAGCTGATGGACGAACTCGAGGCGCGGGTACTGGCGAACAACCTCTACGAATCGGATTCCGACGAGTTGCTATTCAAACCCTATACGATCGAGCGCGCGGGAGACCTCGATATCGGAATCGTCGGGATGACGAACGTCTACGTCGATCGGATGGCACCGGCGTTCCACGAAGGGAAGTATCGATTCGGAAAACATCCCGCACTGCTCGAGGAGGCCGCTCGAAACGCGCGCGACGACGGTGCCGACGTCGTCCTCGCGGTCACCGAGATCGGACTTCAGTGGGCGGTGCAGGCGGCGAAAGACCTCGATGGTATCGACGTCCTGTTCAGTGCACACACCCACGAGTACACTCACGATCCGATCCTGATCGACGAGACGGAGACGCTGGTCGTCGAGTCGGGGACCGGCGACGGACTCGGACGCGTGGACCTCCGCATTGACGACGACGGCGTCGCGTTTCGTCACGTCCTCTACTGTCTCGCCGAGGACCACAGCTACACGCCCGACCCCGATCCGGCGGCCGAACGGACGGTCGAGCGCGTTCGGTCACCGTTTTTCGGCGACAACGTCCACTTCGAGCGAGGGGACGGCGCCCTCGAGCGGTCGCTGGATACGGTCGTCGGTCGAACGGAGACGTCGCTCGACCGCCAGTCGTTCCTCGAGAGCGGGTGGAACGTCCTGTTTGCCGACGCGCTGCGAGAGTACTTCGGGACCGAACTAGCCGTCACCCACGGCTTCCGCTATGGACCGGTGATTCCCGCGGGCGAGATCACGCTCGAGCACCTGTACCGAGCGTTCCCGATGACCGCGCCGGTAGCTCGCGGCGAGGCGTACGGTCAACAACTGCTGAATCACATGGAGGCCTTCCTCGAGGACAACTTCACGCCGTACGTCTACCAGCAGGAGGACGGCCGCGTCCGGAACTACTCGTCGAACGTCGAGGCGATCGTCGATCCGACCGCGAAACGCGAGCGCCGGCTTGTCGATCTTGTCGTCGACGGGGAGTCGGTCGATCCCGAAGCGCGCTACTCGGTCGCGACGTTCACCCGGCCCGGCGATCCCGAACGGGATCTCGGTAACTGCGGCTTCCCCTTCCGGAACGTCCATGTCGAAGACGGCGTTGTCCCGACCGACGTCATCGTCGACTACCTTGAGGAGCAGGCGCCGATCGAGTACGGGGAAACGGAACTCGTCCGGACGCCTGACGACGGCGGCGACGTCCAGAATACGCCCGCCGACGGTCCCTACCCGTACGTCCAACCCGGCGTCGATTACGCCGACAGTGAGGCGTACTGTGAAACGCGACTGATCCAAACCAGAACTCGCTTCCCCGAAGCCGGTCGAAACCCGTTTCGATAG
- a CDS encoding class I SAM-dependent methyltransferase, producing MGYHTFDAERADKLEEAGQRYQFISAEELLWAVSLSPDDTVADLGSGTGFFTDDVAPHAGEVYAVDVQEEMHEYYREKGVPENVVLVTSDVSDLPFDDGGVDAAFSTMTYHEFASDDVLAEVRRVLASHGRLVIVDWASTGTGEDGPPVDERYSADEATDALRDAGFTIEHEAVRPETFLLIATLE from the coding sequence ATGGGCTACCACACGTTCGACGCCGAGCGAGCGGACAAGTTAGAGGAGGCCGGGCAGCGATACCAGTTCATCTCGGCCGAGGAACTGCTGTGGGCAGTATCACTCTCACCGGACGACACCGTCGCCGACCTCGGTAGCGGGACCGGCTTCTTCACCGACGACGTCGCGCCCCACGCCGGCGAGGTCTACGCGGTCGACGTCCAAGAGGAGATGCACGAGTACTACCGCGAGAAGGGCGTTCCGGAGAACGTCGTCCTCGTGACCAGCGACGTGAGCGACCTCCCGTTCGACGACGGCGGCGTCGACGCCGCGTTCTCGACGATGACCTACCACGAGTTCGCGAGCGACGACGTGCTTGCGGAGGTTCGGCGGGTCCTCGCTTCGCACGGGCGACTCGTGATTGTCGATTGGGCGTCGACCGGGACCGGCGAGGATGGTCCGCCAGTCGACGAACGGTACAGCGCCGACGAGGCGACAGATGCCCTCCGCGACGCCGGGTTCACTATCGAGCACGAGGCAGTCCGTCCGGAGACGTTCCTGTTGATCGCGACGCTCGAGTGA
- a CDS encoding winged helix-turn-helix domain-containing protein, giving the protein MQHGGSSNSAEIFQILADEYARKILLAADRDGPKTAKTLSEECDASLTTIYRRVSTLQEHGLIEERRTVDSDGSHRSEFQTALEELHVDITDGQLSLTMETRDELADNFTALWSGLRGDE; this is encoded by the coding sequence GTGCAACACGGAGGCTCCTCGAACTCGGCGGAAATCTTCCAGATCCTCGCCGACGAGTACGCGCGGAAGATCCTCCTCGCCGCGGATCGAGACGGGCCAAAGACCGCGAAAACCCTCAGTGAGGAGTGTGACGCCTCGCTCACGACGATCTACCGTCGCGTCTCGACGCTGCAGGAACACGGCCTCATCGAAGAACGTCGAACCGTCGACTCGGACGGTTCCCACCGGAGCGAGTTCCAGACGGCGCTCGAGGAGCTCCACGTCGACATCACCGACGGTCAGCTCTCGCTGACGATGGAGACCCGCGACGAACTCGCGGACAACTTCACGGCGCTCTGGAGCGGACTCCGAGGTGACGAGTGA
- a CDS encoding polysaccharide deacetylase family protein → MVTERDADGGRSRRQLLTALGVASMTTIAGCTDMLSDGDSSGTNDGPDFAESKDADQWPGIDAGLVLSDFEDLEEWTSRSDSAEIAPAPDEARIGSQAAVIESDEGTAGAEFRFPDKLDLTGWDVSLAVKPESVGRIAVEFLAPTRSERLASVRPVPDEFDGWFRLDCGYQQKPAGDPDLSNVTGVNVIAHGPDGGPTRLLVDDLRRTESAANGAAILAFQGGHQSHYDVAAEMLAGRDWAAAVPVTPERIGEAGRMGLDELRDLRDRGWDVCSLPQVSTPLPEQPADRQRRVLEGARDALASEGFEDGARHLFVPDGRMDAETYDVARDVHESAFLYSSGTTAVPPTEMHVIPYIWGPALHTGVRRHANLSDQYDLLTVLRVPRIVDADDVGVDENRMSLDDFGLLLDHLEHRGLDVVTPSDLVDGEFERVGSDDEPAHWERPSGVVLEAGRSHALEGSGAETTTTFDLDDGVVVADVSHDGSAIAVDVTDVGGSGRSENLLTTSGNATGESIAAVESGTYELEVDADGAWSIDLSQLSVRADDLSELPVQVSGTGSAFVGPLWTEGDVRVVATHDGNGQFVVDGHGADGSREILVHRSGAFDNSRSYKAGGVVWLNVEADGDWTLEIVDS, encoded by the coding sequence ATGGTAACCGAACGTGACGCGGACGGTGGTCGGTCTCGACGGCAACTACTGACCGCACTCGGGGTTGCATCGATGACGACGATCGCCGGCTGTACGGATATGCTATCGGACGGCGACTCCTCAGGGACCAACGACGGACCCGATTTCGCCGAAAGCAAAGACGCCGACCAGTGGCCCGGGATCGACGCGGGCCTCGTGCTCTCGGACTTCGAGGACCTCGAGGAGTGGACCTCCCGGTCCGACTCCGCCGAGATCGCGCCGGCACCCGACGAGGCGCGGATCGGATCGCAGGCGGCGGTCATCGAGAGCGACGAGGGGACGGCCGGCGCTGAGTTCCGGTTCCCTGATAAACTCGACCTCACGGGGTGGGACGTGTCGCTGGCCGTCAAGCCCGAGTCGGTCGGTCGAATCGCCGTCGAGTTCCTCGCGCCGACGCGGAGCGAGCGCCTCGCGAGCGTTCGACCCGTTCCGGACGAGTTCGACGGCTGGTTCCGGCTGGACTGTGGCTACCAGCAGAAACCGGCGGGCGATCCCGACCTCTCGAACGTCACCGGGGTCAACGTCATCGCACACGGCCCCGACGGCGGGCCAACCAGACTGCTGGTCGACGACCTCCGGCGGACAGAATCGGCCGCCAACGGCGCGGCGATCCTCGCGTTTCAGGGTGGACATCAGTCGCACTACGACGTCGCGGCCGAGATGCTCGCGGGGCGCGACTGGGCGGCGGCGGTTCCAGTCACTCCCGAGCGGATCGGCGAGGCGGGACGGATGGGACTCGACGAACTCCGGGACCTCCGCGACCGCGGGTGGGACGTCTGTTCGCTCCCGCAGGTATCGACGCCCCTTCCGGAACAGCCCGCCGACCGCCAGCGACGGGTCCTCGAGGGCGCTCGAGACGCGCTCGCGAGCGAGGGCTTCGAGGACGGGGCACGCCACCTGTTCGTTCCGGACGGACGGATGGACGCGGAGACCTACGACGTCGCCCGCGACGTCCACGAATCGGCGTTCCTGTACAGCTCCGGGACGACCGCCGTGCCGCCGACCGAGATGCACGTGATCCCGTACATCTGGGGCCCCGCGCTTCACACCGGCGTTCGCCGCCACGCTAATCTCTCCGATCAGTACGACTTGCTGACCGTCCTGCGCGTCCCGCGGATCGTCGACGCGGACGACGTGGGCGTCGACGAGAACCGGATGTCGCTCGACGACTTCGGACTGCTCCTCGATCACCTCGAGCACCGCGGTCTCGACGTCGTCACGCCCTCGGACCTCGTCGACGGGGAGTTCGAGCGCGTCGGCAGCGACGACGAACCCGCGCACTGGGAGCGGCCCAGCGGCGTCGTCCTCGAGGCGGGGCGGTCCCACGCGCTCGAGGGCTCCGGAGCGGAGACCACGACGACGTTCGACCTCGACGACGGCGTCGTCGTCGCAGACGTCTCTCACGACGGGTCGGCGATCGCCGTCGACGTGACCGACGTCGGCGGGAGCGGCCGCAGCGAGAACCTGCTGACGACGTCCGGGAACGCCACCGGCGAGTCGATCGCGGCAGTCGAGAGCGGAACGTACGAACTCGAGGTCGACGCCGACGGTGCATGGTCGATCGACCTCTCCCAGCTGTCGGTCCGCGCCGACGACCTCTCGGAGCTCCCGGTACAGGTGTCCGGGACGGGCTCGGCGTTCGTCGGCCCGCTGTGGACCGAGGGCGACGTCAGGGTCGTGGCGACCCACGACGGCAACGGGCAGTTCGTCGTCGACGGTCACGGTGCCGACGGCAGTCGCGAGATACTCGTTCACCGGTCCGGCGCGTTCGACAACTCGCGGTCGTACAAGGCGGGTGGGGTCGTCTGGCTCAACGTCGAGGCCGACGGTGACTGGACGCTCGAGATCGTCGACTCGTAG
- a CDS encoding DsbA family protein — translation MSLDQPSRRAFLAGSVVTVGAGGAYYLTRSDETAHDISPSIHSSNETSALAVDLAGKPIVGSPGAPLELYYWTDFQCPFCEQFERETFPDLVRKYVNTGDVRVVVITIPYFGADSMTAAVASKCVWEQVRDDEPSVYWDWHAAVFEQQGEKNSGWASAENLLEYTRSVSGVDADAIEPCLADQRSELETEINADVDRARSIGVTGTPTFVVFDPETETAGSLVGAQPLERFDEAIDRIEDA, via the coding sequence ATGTCGCTCGATCAGCCATCCCGCCGCGCCTTCCTCGCCGGCTCAGTCGTGACCGTCGGCGCCGGCGGCGCCTACTATCTCACGCGATCCGACGAGACTGCACACGACATCTCCCCCTCGATTCACTCGAGCAATGAGACATCTGCACTGGCCGTCGATCTCGCCGGAAAGCCGATCGTGGGGTCGCCGGGCGCGCCGCTCGAACTCTACTACTGGACTGACTTCCAATGTCCGTTCTGCGAGCAGTTCGAACGAGAGACGTTTCCGGATCTCGTTCGGAAGTACGTTAACACCGGCGACGTTCGCGTCGTGGTGATCACAATTCCGTACTTCGGCGCGGACTCGATGACTGCCGCGGTCGCAAGCAAGTGCGTCTGGGAGCAGGTTCGCGACGACGAGCCGTCTGTCTACTGGGACTGGCACGCGGCGGTCTTCGAGCAGCAGGGCGAGAAGAATTCGGGCTGGGCGTCCGCGGAGAACCTCCTCGAGTACACCCGTTCCGTTTCCGGCGTCGACGCGGACGCGATCGAGCCGTGTCTCGCTGATCAACGGTCGGAACTCGAGACTGAGATAAATGCGGATGTGGACCGAGCGCGTTCGATCGGCGTGACTGGGACGCCGACGTTCGTCGTCTTCGATCCGGAAACCGAGACTGCCGGCTCGCTCGTCGGTGCACAGCCACTGGAACGGTTCGACGAGGCGATCGACCGGATCGAGGACGCGTAA
- a CDS encoding multicopper oxidase family protein codes for MDENDRTVPRRRALRVGGATLFGIAGLSSGIGSATLERPAQEDDGGTQEETLAASSREVDVGADESLETWLYDEQFPGPELRVEEGENLRVSLENGLPEETTIHWHGVPVPNPMDGVPDVTQEPVSTDETFEYEFEASPAGTYVYHSHVGLQLDRGLYGPLIVEEESPHVEYDREYTLQLDDYLPEEPALDSIEAPPGDGDGMGPGGGSERDGNRTDPGDGDGRGGGRGPGDGTGPGGNGDGMGPGDGMGPDGDGGPDGDAGSGGGMGPGDGMEPGSQMMSQRPPYEGLLVNGRLPSDPPVFDVDAGERVRLRFINPSSATTYRVGVGGHSLTITHADGRPVEPVEVDSFVMSMGERYDAILEADSPGEWAVAAEPAVGDEDPAEARLRYADVAEGESAEWPQFDGSELEYGDLVALEPLDLDGEPDRTFDLPLSGGMMGGAGSGSDAWTIDDEAYPDADPLEISEGDHVRVRMVNRSPAIHPMHLHGHFFQVGDVVKDTVLVKPHGDQVTFDFRADNPGDWLFHCHNVYHLERGMARVFEYD; via the coding sequence ATGGACGAGAACGATCGAACCGTCCCGCGACGGCGGGCACTGCGCGTTGGCGGCGCGACGCTGTTCGGGATCGCGGGACTATCGAGCGGAATCGGATCGGCGACCCTCGAGCGTCCTGCTCAGGAGGACGACGGCGGCACACAGGAGGAAACGCTGGCCGCCTCAAGCAGGGAAGTCGACGTCGGCGCGGACGAGAGCCTCGAGACATGGCTGTACGACGAGCAGTTCCCCGGACCGGAACTCCGGGTCGAGGAGGGAGAGAACCTCCGCGTCTCACTCGAGAACGGGTTGCCCGAGGAGACGACGATTCACTGGCACGGCGTCCCCGTGCCGAACCCGATGGACGGCGTTCCTGACGTCACGCAAGAGCCAGTCTCGACCGACGAGACGTTCGAGTACGAGTTCGAGGCGTCGCCGGCGGGAACGTACGTCTACCACAGCCACGTCGGGTTACAACTCGACAGGGGACTCTACGGCCCCCTGATCGTAGAGGAGGAGTCCCCGCATGTCGAGTATGACCGCGAGTACACGCTACAGCTCGACGATTACCTCCCGGAGGAACCGGCGCTGGATTCGATCGAAGCGCCGCCGGGCGACGGTGATGGCATGGGGCCTGGCGGCGGATCGGAGAGAGACGGAAACAGGACGGACCCCGGCGATGGCGACGGACGGGGCGGCGGTCGCGGACCGGGTGACGGAACGGGTCCGGGTGGAAACGGCGATGGAATGGGCCCCGGCGACGGTATGGGACCAGACGGCGACGGTGGACCTGATGGCGATGCCGGATCGGGCGGCGGGATGGGGCCCGGTGACGGCATGGAACCGGGCAGTCAGATGATGAGCCAGCGACCGCCGTACGAAGGGCTGCTCGTCAACGGACGCCTCCCGTCGGATCCGCCGGTGTTCGACGTCGACGCGGGCGAGCGCGTCCGGCTACGGTTCATCAATCCCAGTAGTGCCACGACCTATCGCGTCGGCGTCGGCGGCCACTCGCTGACAATCACGCACGCCGACGGTCGACCGGTCGAACCCGTCGAGGTGGACTCGTTCGTGATGAGCATGGGTGAGCGCTACGACGCGATCCTCGAGGCCGACTCGCCCGGCGAGTGGGCCGTCGCCGCGGAACCCGCCGTCGGTGACGAGGACCCCGCGGAGGCGAGACTGCGGTACGCAGACGTGGCCGAGGGTGAGTCCGCCGAGTGGCCGCAGTTCGACGGTTCGGAACTCGAGTACGGCGACCTCGTGGCGCTCGAACCACTGGATCTCGACGGGGAGCCCGACCGGACGTTCGACCTCCCGCTGTCGGGCGGGATGATGGGCGGCGCGGGCTCCGGTTCCGACGCGTGGACCATCGACGACGAGGCGTACCCGGACGCCGACCCGCTCGAGATCAGCGAGGGCGACCACGTCCGCGTACGGATGGTAAACCGCAGTCCGGCGATCCACCCGATGCACCTCCACGGCCACTTCTTTCAGGTCGGCGACGTGGTCAAAGACACCGTCCTCGTCAAACCGCACGGCGATCAGGTGACGTTCGACTTCCGCGCGGACAACCCTGGCGACTGGCTGTTTCACTGTCACAACGTCTACCACCTCGAGCGAGGGATGGCTCGCGTGTTCGAATACGACTGA
- a CDS encoding DUF7521 family protein has product MEASFLLAKLITLVLSLVVAYLAYHGYRRSGQTPMLYVSGGFIFIGAGAICEGLIYHAFGTTIASAALVQAAIVSSGMVLVLISLTK; this is encoded by the coding sequence ATGGAAGCGTCTTTCCTGCTCGCCAAATTGATCACGCTCGTCCTGAGTCTCGTCGTCGCGTATCTGGCGTACCACGGCTATCGCCGGAGCGGACAGACGCCGATGCTGTACGTCTCGGGCGGGTTCATCTTCATCGGCGCCGGCGCGATCTGCGAGGGACTCATCTACCACGCGTTCGGAACGACCATCGCGTCCGCCGCGCTCGTACAGGCGGCCATCGTCTCGAGCGGGATGGTGCTCGTCCTCATCTCGCTGACGAAGTGA
- a CDS encoding DUF2243 domain-containing protein, with amino-acid sequence MASNGGTWFGLHEQVKPLVRAGIILGIGLGGFFDGIVLHQLLQWHHMLSARTDPTVLADLRLNVVADGLFHVGTYLFTIAGIVLLVRAWRRTDVPPSGRALLGSTILGWGVFNLLEGLVNHQLLGIHHVWPEGPGSVLLWDVVFLLSGVVFIVGGYAVIRLDGRSVAGAQDERATDDRPT; translated from the coding sequence ATGGCCAGTAACGGTGGCACATGGTTCGGGTTACACGAGCAAGTGAAACCGCTCGTTCGGGCGGGTATCATCCTCGGGATCGGTCTGGGAGGCTTCTTCGACGGGATCGTGCTCCACCAGCTCCTGCAGTGGCATCACATGCTGTCGGCCCGGACGGATCCGACGGTCCTTGCGGACCTGCGGCTGAACGTGGTCGCCGACGGCCTCTTCCACGTCGGCACCTACCTCTTCACGATTGCGGGGATCGTCCTCCTGGTTCGCGCGTGGCGACGGACCGACGTTCCGCCCTCGGGACGAGCGCTCCTCGGGTCGACGATCCTCGGGTGGGGCGTCTTCAACCTCCTCGAGGGGCTCGTGAACCACCAGCTCCTCGGGATCCACCACGTCTGGCCGGAGGGCCCGGGAAGCGTCCTCCTCTGGGACGTCGTCTTCCTGCTGTCGGGCGTGGTCTTCATCGTCGGCGGCTACGCCGTGATCCGACTCGACGGGCGATCAGTCGCCGGCGCTCAAGACGAGCGCGCGACGGACGACCGCCCGACGTGA
- a CDS encoding DUF302 domain-containing protein, which produces MTLLIDPAQIGPDDIGAKQTTLEMDHEEAIAHVREVFTDTGFGVPVEFSPSELLNEKVDREARSASSSRTQSDDADRDPYYVLGACNPAVADRALDATDGKLGALFPCNVVVWEEEPGRQRVYHVSIMRIARLVGMAPDDDEMAEIVAETGKLVDEAFEEL; this is translated from the coding sequence ATCGACCCCGCGCAGATCGGCCCGGACGACATCGGTGCGAAACAGACGACCCTCGAAATGGATCACGAGGAGGCGATCGCACACGTCCGCGAAGTGTTCACCGACACGGGGTTCGGCGTCCCCGTCGAGTTCTCCCCCTCGGAGTTGCTCAACGAGAAGGTCGACAGAGAGGCGCGAAGCGCCTCAAGCAGTCGGACGCAGTCCGACGACGCCGACCGCGACCCGTATTACGTGCTCGGCGCTTGTAACCCGGCGGTAGCCGACCGAGCGCTCGATGCCACTGACGGGAAACTCGGTGCGCTGTTCCCGTGTAACGTCGTCGTCTGGGAGGAAGAGCCCGGTCGACAGCGCGTCTACCACGTCTCGATCATGCGAATCGCGCGACTCGTCGGGATGGCACCTGACGACGACGAGATGGCGGAGATCGTCGCCGAGACCGGCAAACTCGTCGATGAAGCGTTCGAGGAACTGTAA